From Coffea arabica cultivar ET-39 chromosome 2e, Coffea Arabica ET-39 HiFi, whole genome shotgun sequence, the proteins below share one genomic window:
- the LOC113727014 gene encoding pentatricopeptide repeat-containing protein ELI1, chloroplastic, whose translation MSSTSLFTAPPTLTPTKTTIKKNYSPPSPDNLAFFIDKSKTINHIRQIHAFLMRHGFENYPVLNFKLQRSYSSFGYLQQTVTLFKKSHNPNVFFYTTIIHSHAMNNLHNEALVYYVQMLMENVEPNAFTFSAILKACPFDLGRALHCQALKFRFDCDTYVRTALVDIYARSGDVVSARQLFDTMPERSLVSLTAMITGYAKSGDVDEARALFNEMDDRDVVCWNVMIDGYTQHGRPNEALVLFRQMLSAKVKPNEVTMLAILSACGQLGSLESALWVHAYLKNNGIKINVHVGTALVDMYSKCGSLEDARAVFDGMILKDVVAWNSMILGYAMHGLSREALELFNEMRRMCVEPTDITFLGILNACANAGLISEGWAFFNLMKDEYGFQPKVEHYGCMVNLLGRAGHLEDAYQLIKNMKIDPDPVLWGTLLAACRLHGNLNLAEVIAGSLVEHKIANSGTFVLLSNIYAATGNWDGVARVRSMMKQSGVQKEPGCSSIEVDNKVHEFLSGDWKHPNSKEIYMMLEEMNRRLKAHGYVPKIDTVLHDIGDTEKERSLEVHSEKLAIAFGLISTSQGTTIKIVKNLRVCLDCHTVTKLISKITGRKIIVRDRNRFHHFVDGSCSCGDYW comes from the coding sequence ATGTCTTCAACTTCCCTTTTTACCGCTCCACCAACACTTACACCGACCAAAACAACCATCAAGAAAAATTATTCTCCACCATCTCCTGATAACCTTGCATTTTTTATCGACAAATCAAAAACCATCAATCACATTCGACAAATTCATGCATTCCTCATGCGTCATGGCTTTGAAAATTACCCTGTCTTGAATTTCAAGCTCCAGCGCTCTTACTCTTCTTTTGGCTATCTTCAACAGACAGTTACACTTTTCAAGAAATCTCACAATCCCAATGTTTTCTTTTACACTACCATCATTCATAGCCATGCCATGAATAATCTTCATAATGAAGCTTTGGTTTACTACGTTCAAATGCTCATGGAAAACGTTGAACCCAATGCATTTACGTTCTCGGCTATCCTTAAAGCTTGCCCTTTTGATCTTGGGCGAGCTCTTCATTGCCAAGCCCTCAAGTTCAGATTTGACTGTGATACATATGTGAGAACTGCACTTGTGGATATTTATGCAAGAAGTGGTGATGTGGTGTCTGCCCGTCAATTGTTTGACACAATGCCTGAAAGAAGTTTGGTTTCATTGACGGCAATGATTACTGGGTATGCAAAGAGTGGGGATGTTGATGAGGCGAGAGCTTTGTTCAATGAGATGGATGACAGGGATGTAGTCTGCTGgaatgtgatgattgatgggtATACTCAGCATGGAAGGCCAAATGAAGCTCTAGTACTTTTTAGGCAGATGTTATCGGCAAAGGTGAAGCCTAATGAAGTGACTATGCTTGCAATTCTTTCTGCATGTGGGCAATTGGGGTCTTTGGAGTCAGCCCTGTGGGTTCATGCTTACCTGAAGAATAATGGCATTAAAATAAATGTCCATGTTGGTACTGCTTTGGTTGATATGTACAGCAAATGTGGAAGTTTGGAGGATGCTAGGGCAGTGTTTGATGGAATGATCTTGAAGGATGTTGTTGCATGGAATTCCATGATTCTGGGATATGCAATGCATGGGCTTAGCCGAGAAGCATTAGAGTTGTTTAATGAGATGCGTCGAATGTGTGTTGAACCAACTGATATAACATTTCTTGGTATTTTAAATGCTTGTGCTAATGCTGGACTGATCTCTGAAGGTTGGgcctttttcaatttaatgaaaGATGAATATGGGTTTCAGCCTAAGGTTGAGCATTATGGATGTATGGTAAATCTTCTTGGCCGTGCTGGGCACTTGGAAGATGCATATCAGCTCATTAAGAACATGAAGATTGACCCGGATCCTGTTTTATGGGGAACTCTACTTGCTGCATGTAGACTTCATGGAAACCTGAATTTGGCAGAGGTTATTGCGGGATCTCTTGTGGAGCATAAAATTGCAAATTCAGGAACTTTTGTTCTTCTTTCTAATATATATGCAGCTACTGGCAATTGGGACGGGGTTGCAAGAGTAAGGTCAATGATGAAGCAAAGTGGGGTCCAAAAGGAGCCAGGTTGCAGTTCAATTGAGGTGGACAACAAGGTACATGAATTTCTTTCTGGTGACTGGAAACACCCGAATAGTAAAGAGATTTACATGATGTTAGAGGAGATGAATCGACGGCTAAAAGCTCATGGATATGTACCTAAGATAGACACAGTGTTACATGATATTGGAGACACTGAGAAAGAGCGATCGCTTGAAGTTCATAGTGAAAAGCTTGCAATTGCCTTTGGACTTATAAGTACCAGTCAGGGAACTACTATTAAGATTGTCAAGAACCTAAGGGTATGTCTAGATTGTCATACTGTTACTAAGCTCATCTCAAAAATTACAGGACGCAAAATAATTGTGAGGGATCGAAACCGATTTCaccattttgtggatggttctTGCTCTTGCGGTGATTACTGGTGA